The following DNA comes from Flavisolibacter ginsenosidimutans.
GTTTCGCGTGCCGGAAAGGAGCCTGAAAAATATTTGCCGTATATCTCGTTGATCTCGCTGAACCGGTTCATGTCGGTAATGAAGATGGTTGTTTTTACCACGTTGTCGAAGCTCAGGCCTGCATCGGTTAAAATGCTTTTCAGGTTTTGCATTACCTGGTGCGTTTCGTCTTGTATGTCGCGGTTTTTTAAGTTGCCGGTGGAAGGATCAATGCAGATTTGGCCGGAGATGTAAAGTGTATTGTTAACCATTACGGCCTGGTTGTACGGGCCAATGGGGGCTGGAGCGTTTTTGGTGTTGATGATTTTCTTTTCCATAGTACGAATTACACGAATTTGGATGAATTCTGGCGAATTAATTTCGTAACCATTTTGGCATTTGTGCAATTGGTATTAATTCGTGTAATTCGCGTTTATGCAAATTGTTGTTTTAGCCGGTGTACTTCAGAAGGAAGAATTGTTGCGCAGCCAGATGACGGCTAACGTTGTTTGGATAAATACCGTACAGGAGTTTTCGCAACACCGAAACGCAGATGCTTTTGTTGATTTAAAGTTTGTAAATACTATCGAACGTCAACAGGTATTGCAACAACTGTTGCCAAAGCCCGTCATCGTAAACAGCGTTGTGCATACGCTAAGCGAAACACACGCTTCTTTCATCCGCATCAACGGATGGAATACATTTCTGTCTTCTTCGATAATAGAAGCCGCTTGCAATAACAACGGATTGAAAACAAAAGCAGAAGCTGTTTTCGCGTTGTGGAACAAAGAACTTCAATGGCTGCCCGACGAAGCGGGCTTTGTTACACCAAGAGTTGTGAGCACCATTGTGAACGAAGCTTTTCTTGCGCTGGCCGAAGGTGTGAGTACTAAAGATGAAATCAACACAGCCATGAAACTTGGAACGGCTTATCCTTACGGGCCGTTCGAATGGGCGGAGAAAATAGGGGTGAGAAATATTGTTGCGTTGTTGGAAAAATTAAGCGCCACGCAGGAGCACTATACACCGGCCGAATTGTTGATGAAGGAAGCGCTGATTGATTGATTGGCGTTATTGCTTTCAACCAATCAACCGGTCAACCAATCAACTTACTTTGCACAACTCATTCCATCTTGTGGTATAACGCGGTGTTTGAAAGTCCTGCCGCATCTTCCAGTTTCTTTTTGTGCCCGACGAAGCAAATTTCACCACGTCGCCCCGCATGCTGAAATTGATGTTGTCAATCTGCTCCATCAAAAAACGGCCAATGCTTTTTTGTTGCTCAAACATATTTGCCTGGATGGCATCATCGGGTACGATGCCGCTTAAAACAACGCCGGCCTTTTTGTATTGCTTGCCTTCCCGGTAAAGTTTTTCAGCCAGGGCAATGGCTGGCTTTATCAACTCGTTTGTTTGCGAAGTAGGATAAGGCAAAACGATGTGTGAACTGTACGTTGGTCCGTGCCTGAAATGCGGATTGACGGCTTTTCTGTTCTCTTTTTCATTGGTTACCACAAACACGTTAATCATTCCCGCGGCGCTGTTCTGTCTCCGAAGTTTTTCCGCCGTTCTTGCCGTGTACGTTGCCACGGCTTCCTTGATGTCTGCGAGTGCCGTTACCGCATTGCCAAACATGCGGGTTGTGGCAATCATTTTTTTGTCTTCATACGTGTCCATCACGATGGCTTCTTCGCCGCGCAGTTCTTTGATCAAGCGTACGCCAACAACACCGCCCAAATTTTTCCTTGCCCATTCTTCGGGCATGTTGCGCAAGTCCCAGCCGGTATGTATGCCCAGATCGTTTAGTTTTTTTTGCGACCGGCCACCAACGCCCCAAAGCTTTCCAACAGGCGTTATGCGCAGGGCCTTTGCAATTTTTTCACCGGTTTCCAAAACGGCAACGCATTCGGTTTGCCGCTTGTATTTTTTTGCAATGCCGTTGGCCAGCTTGGCTAACGTTTTTGTCGGCGCTACACCCACCGATACGGCGACCCCTGTCCACCTTTCAACTGTGTGACGCAACTCCATCGCAAATTCCCGAAGCTTGTTTTGTGGCAGAAAAAATAAATTCACAAAGGATTCGTCAACCGAATAAACTTCTACGTTGCGATCGCCGGCCAAATGACGCAAGGTGTCCATTACCCGCATGCTCATGTCGCCGTATAAATTGTAATTGGAGGAAAAGAGGCCGACGTTGTATTTTTCAATCAACGGCTTTGCGATAAAATAAGGGCCGGCCATTTCTACGCCAAGATCTTTTGCTTCGTCGCTGCGGGAAATGATGCAGCCGTCGTTGTTGCTCAACACAACCACGGGCCTGTCATCCCACTTCGGCTGAAACACTCTTTCGCAGGAGCAATAGAAGGAGTTGCAATCAACGATGGCATACATGAGTGTATTGTTTCGTTAAACGTTGTGAATAATGTACGTCACTACGCCCCACAACTTCAGCTTATCCGTCACATCAATCGAGTGTAATTTTTTATTGGCCGCATGCAAGAGCTTTTTGCCTTCTGTCACTTCAAGCTTTCGTATCAACAGCTCTCCATCCACCACCGCAATCACAATCTTTCCGTTCTTTGGCTCTAATGACCTGTCCACAATCACTACGTCGCCAATGTGAATGCCCGCGCCGCTCATGGCATCGCTGTTCACGCGGAGAAAAAAAGTAGCGGGCTTGTTTTTAATGAGTTGTTCGTTCAGGTCTATGCCGCGTTCGGCATAATCATCAGCGGCAGCGCCAAATCCGGTAGCGTTGGCTGTGCGAACATTTTGCTGCGAAAAATCTTTCGAACCGTTATAGGCTGAATAATAAAAGTTTTCCCCATTCATGGTCTTTGGTTTTGTTATGCTAAATTAGTTAGTAATTTTATGCTAACGAATTTAGTTTATCAACATCGCTGCATTTCATTGTCAAAAACTAAAACCAATAAAATGAAACAACTTCGATTCCTCTTTCCTAACGATCCATGGCGCTACTTGTTCTTAGCATCTCCTGACAGAGATTTAGCCGCTCGGGTAATGGATGTCAAAGAAGACTTCTATTTTTCTTACGGTCATAAAATAGCGGTAGACACCCTGCCACACATCACGCTGGCTGCTTTTAATGCAACAAAAGATTTGGAAGCCTCCCTGATTGCGCTGTTGCAAAAAATATGCGCCGGATATTCCAGGTTTACAACGCCATTGCAGGATTTCGCCGGTTTCGAACGGTATGATAAATCCACCATTTATATTAAAGTACAAACGCATCAGCCCTTTCTGGAATTGGCAAAAGGTTTACGTGCTGTTAATCATCTTCTTCAAACCGATGGTTGTTCCTCTGCTTATTTGGTAAACCATCCGCATCTCACTGTTGCAAAGTGGATTCCTTATCTAATGTATTTAGAAGCAATGGAAGACTTCAACTCCAGAAGTTTTCGGGATGTGTTTGTAGTGAATAACCTTCTCTTGTTAAAGAAGCAGGAAGGTGACGAAAAGTATCAACGGGTAACCACTATACGCCTTTTCTAATTCATTTATCAACGAAAACCAACCAACATGCAAAAGCAAATTACCAGCATTCCGGGTTATCGTGTATTTGAATGTCTCCTGGTGCTTCAGCCGCATGAAGAATTGCGGGCTCAAATCACGGCAATTAAAAAAGAATTTGCGGAGAAGTACAAAGCTCCCTTGGCCTTTCACACAAAGCCACAAATTGCACTTGTCAGTTTCCTGGCCTATCAAATGACTCAAGAACGGATCATCAACCGTATTGGTACCATTGCCATGGGAGTAACGCCATTCAAAGTTGAGTTAAGCGGCTTCGGTTCTTTTCCTTCGCATACAATTTACGCGGCCGTTACCACCAAAGTCCCCATTCAGAATGTGGTAAAGGAGCTGAAATCGGCGACGCAGTTAATGACGTTGAAAAAGGACAACAAACCGCATTTCATCGAAGAATCGCACCTTACCATTTGCCGCAAGTTAAAACCCTGGCAATTTGAAGAAAGTTGGCTGGAGTATTCACATCATCACTTCAGCGGACGGTTCATTGCAGATAGTTTAATTCTCCTGCGCCGTCCGGTTGGCGAAATAAAATACGAAGCCATCATGCGTTTTGAATTTCAAAACTTACCGGTAGCCACTCGACAGGGAAGTTTATTTATGTAACCGGCTGCGTTGCTACTATGAACCCCTGTTGCAAGTTTACCCTGAGCTTGTCGAGGGATACTCTTGTGCGTCCGGTAATCCTATTCTGCAAACAAACCAAGCCAACAAATCATGAAAGGAGAAAACAAAGACCAGGAGCAAAAACCCGTTGATACCTACAAGCACGGCCGTGGTGCCCAGTTCAATACGAAAAACAAATTCATCACGCAGGAAACAACAAGAGAACACATCGAAGGCATTGACGAATGGATAGACGATGAGGTGAAAACACAATACCTTGAAGTCTTTCCCAAAACCATCGTCAACAAAGTAGAGAGCGCCGACGTGGGCATGATGTACAGCATGAATCCGTATCAAGGTTGCGAACACGGCTGCATTTATTGCTATGCCCGCAATTCGTTTGAGTATTGGGGGTATAGCGCAGGACTTGATTTTGAAAGCAAAATTCTGATAAAGAAAAACGCACCGGAATTGTTGCGCAAGTTTTTAATGCACCCAAAATGGGATGCGACGCCCATCATGCTGAGCGGCAATACCGATTGTTATCAACCCGCCGAACAAAAGTTTCGCATCACACGAAAGCTGCTTGAAGTCTGCAACGAGTTCAATCAGCCCGTGGGCATTCTTACGAAGAATGCCTGGATAATTAAAGACAAGGACATCCTGGAGCAAATGGCGGCGAAGAAAATTTTATCGGCGATGGTTTCCATTACTTCGTTCGACGACAAAGTGCGGAGGGTGATGGAGCCGCGAACCGTGACAGCCAAACAGCGTTTGAAAGTGATTGAAGAATTGAGCAAGGCCGGTGTGCGCATGGGCATTATGATGGGGCCAATGATACCGGGACTGAACGAACACGAAATGCAGCGCATCATGAAAGCCGCGAGAGACGCCGGCGCAACATTTACTGCGTACACGTTTATTCGCTTGAACGGCGCCATTAAAGATTTGTTTTACGATTGGCTGTACAAAAACTTTCCCGATCGTGCGGACAAAGTATGGCACCTGATTGAAGCCAGTCACGACGGAAAAGTAAACGACAGCCGTTGGGGCATTCGCATGAGAGGCGAAGGAAACATTGCGCAACTGGTGGCACAGCAATACAAAAAATACGGGAAGCTGTACGGCATGAATGCAGAAGAATGGAGCTTGGACAGAAGCAAGTTCAGAAGGCCGGGCGAGCAGGGAAGATTGTTTTAAGGATGGAAAAGTTTTTGCAGCGTTCCGCACATGCCTCGTCTTCAACTCACAGGCAAAGAACTCCGCGCCATCGGCTACCCCCAAGGTCCGGTGATTTCTCTTGCCATGAACATCATGGAAAAGAACTTCAGGCATCTTGCAAAGACAGATGCATTGGAAATATTGAGCAGCATTTTGCAAAGCCCTAACCAATACGCACACGACGGTGTGCTGAACAAAATTGCAGAAGCGTTATTGCCCAAACCAAAAGCGGGTGGTGATGAATTACCGCTTGCGGAAAAAGGCATTGACTTCAACGTGTTTGGTGCCGGAGGAATCGAGCAAGGCGCTTTGCATCAAATGTACACGGCGACAAAACTTCCTGTTGCTGTTGCCGGTGCGCTCATGCCCGATGCGCATCACGGTTATGGCTTGCCCATTGGCGGCGTGCTGGCAACGGAGAATGCTGTTATTCCTTACGGCGTGGGTGTGGACATTGGCTGCCGCATGTGCCTTTCTATTTTTGACATTAATCCCAAAGAACTTGCCGACCGCGAACATTTTTTCACTCGTGAGTTAAACGAAGCAACGCTCTTCGGCAGCGGTTCTACCTTTCAAAAAGCCGCCGACCACGAAGTGATGTACCGAAAAGAATTTGACGAACTGGGTTTGCTCAAAGGTTTGCAGGATCGTGCGTGGAAACAACTTGGCTCTTCGGGTTCGGGTAACCACTTTGTTGAGTGGGGTATTGTGGAGATAAAAGAGAAAGACCAAGTACTCGGTGTTGAAGCCGGCACTTACGTTGGCTTACTTTCACATTCCGGTTCGCGGGCCTTGGGTGCAAACGTTGCAAACCATTACACGAAAGTGGCTAAAGAAAAACGCCGCTTGCCTGGTGATGCCGTAAACCTTGCATGGCTTTCGCTGGACGAACAAGAAGGCGTTGAATACTGGATGGCGATGAATCTTGCCGGTGATTACGCTTCGGCTTGTCACCACGTGATTCACGAGAAGATTGCCAAACAACTTGGCCGCAAGCCGCTGAAGATGGTGGAGAACCATCACAATTTTGCGTGGAAGGAAAACCGGGAAGGCAAAGAAGTTATCGTGCATCGTAAAGGCGCAACTCCCGCAGGAAAAGATGTGCTGGGCATCATTCCCGGTTCAATGGCCGCGCCGGGCTTTGTTGTGAAAGGAAAAGGGGAGATGTCATCTGTAAATTCCGCTTCGCACGGCGCCGGAAGAAAGATGAGCCGTACGGCCGCATTAAAAACCGTCACGCACAAAGAACTGAACGAAGTATTGGCAAAGCAGGGTGTAAAACTTTTAGGCGGTGGTTTGGATGAAGCGCCGTTTGCTTACAAAGACATTCACGAAGTAATGAAAGCGCAAAGTTCGTTGGTAGAAACGGTTGGGGTCTTCTTTCCAAAAATTGTAAAAATGGACGGTGCGCAACCGAAGCGGTGGAAGAAAAAGAACCGTGATGAAAACAGCCGTGATTTGTTAATGGGCGAATAGTTGATAAATTCTTTCAAACAAGAATTAAACAAGATGCTTTTGCAAAAGACCTTGTTTTTAAGCGCCGTAAATTTTGTCCTGACAATTCCACACATAAGCTCTCTTAACGCTGGAAAATTTACTTCACCGCTGTCTTCTTTTCAGCTTCAGCAAATAACCCGTGCCTGCTGCAAAGCCTTGACAGGCCTTATTTCTACGCTTTTGTTAGAAGCCTGTTAACCTTCGCTCGTAGTTTTCTTAACAGGCATTGACTTTGCACTCCCTTTTACCAAAATCAAAGATTAATATGAAGAACACCATTGGGGCTGTACTGCTTGCCGCGGCCAGCTTTGTAGCATTGAGCAGTTGCACCAAAGACCCCTTGAAAGACATGACCGAAGACGAAAGCCGCATCTACATCACCAACCACGACTCGACAGCTAATTTTAATTCTTACAAAACTTACAGCATCGTTGATTCCGTTTCGCTTATTGACAACAATCGCTTTGCGGGCAAAGAAGCAACATCGTGGGACGTAGCCGTAATTGCCGCAGTGCAAAACGCCTTAAACGCACGAGGCTTTGTAAAAGTAGATCGGACACAAAGCCCCAACCTTGGCATTAACATAAGCCGCATTTACAGCACCACAACGAGTGTTGTTGATCTCTATGATTATTGGGGTGGTTATGGTGGTTATTACGATCCGTATTACTGGGGTTACAGCGGATATGGTTACTATTTCCCGTCAACTTACGGTGTTTACCAAAGCACAGAAGGCGCCTTGTCCATTGACGTACTTGATTTGAAAGACGCCTCTTCATCAGGCAACACCATCAAAGGTGTGTGGAACGGCCTCGTACGTGGCGCAGGCATCTTCCGCAGCAGCAACGTGCAAAGTCAGGTGCAGGCCTTGTTCGATCAGTCGCCCTATTTAAAAACTTCACGCTAAACGATATTAAAGATGAAAAAGAGCAAAATAATTTTTCTTTCCGTTTTAGGGCTTTTTGCGACCTCGTTAGTGCAGGCGCAAAAAGGCGAAACAAAACTTGATATAAGCTACAACGTAGCAGTGCCGGCAGGAAGTTTTAAAAGCCTTGTTCCGTCTACGTCTTACCGCGGTTTTCAAGGCAGTGTTTTGTACGGTGTATCCGATAAATTGTCTGTAGGTTTTGGAACGGGCTTCCAGGATTTTTACCAAAAGAACAGCCGCCAGACTTACAAATTTTCCGATGGCAGCGATGTGTCGGCTGTGCTTACTTATTCCATTCAAACCATTCCGGTTTTAGCGCAAGCCAAATACAGCTTTACGCCAGGCGCAGCTGTACAACCCTATGCGGCACTTGGGGTGGGCGGAAATGTCATTGCTTATAACCAGCTTTTGGGTGAGTTTGGCGGACAGCAAACCAAGTTCAGTTTCGCGGCCCGTCCCGAAGCCGGTCTTTTTGTTCCGTTTAAAAAAGGCGGCGAAAGCGGATTCACTCTTGGAGCCTCTTACAACGTAATGCCTTTTAATCAGGACGATTTTAAAAATCTAAATAACCTTGGTGTTCACGCGGGCATCAGCGTTCCGCTGCGCAAATAAGCAAAGCATTGTCTCTTACAAAATTCGCCGGCTCGCAAGAGCCGGCAATTTTTTATAGGCCATCGTTAGTGCTACTATTAAGCTTCGCTTGCGTCGCGGGCTTGTATGTTCGCGAAGGTTATTCAACTTTTTAAACCACAGAGAAAGGTAAACGTGAATCCACGCAAAGAAAATCACCCTGCGCAAGATCCGCTTCTCCTGTTCTCTGCGGCAAAAATTGCAGCGATATTTACCGCGTGAAACTGAAAGGCATTCTTATCACGCTTCTTATATTTCTCTCCCTCATCCCGGCCGTGTATATCAATCGTTGGCTGCAAGGGATAATTCAGCCAAGAAAATCATTTGGACAGTTTCTTTTGTACATGCTGCTTTGCTTTGCCTTGGTCTTCGTTTATACCTTTCTGGTAACGTTTGTTATTTTGAAACTCCTGCCGCCACCACACAGATAAGCCTTATTTTTACCGCCATAACCTTCAATCAATTTTGCTTATGTCAAATAACCTTTTAGCCGGGAAAAAAGGCATCATTTTCGGTGCACTTGATGAAAAATCCATTGCCTGGAAAACGGCGCTGGCCTGCCACGCACAAGGCGCACAACTGGTTCTTACCAACGCTCCCGTTGCACTGCGCATGGGTGAAATAAACAAACTGGCCGAAGCCGTTCAAGCACCCGTTATCGGTGCCGATGTAACCAACATGGACGACCTGAAAAAACTCTTTGAGGAATCGCAAAAGCAGTTTAACGGCGGTGTTGATTTTGTGCTTCATTCCATCGGCATGAGCCTGAATGTGCGCAAAGGCAAGCATTATACCGAGCTGGATTACGAGTGGAACAAAAAGACGCTCGACATATCGGCCATGAGCCTGCACCGTGTACTGCGTACGGCTTGGGAAATGGACGCGATTAATGAATGGGGCAGCGTAGTTGCACTCACTTACATCGCCGCTCAACGTGTCTTTCCAGATTACAACGAAATGGCCGATGCCAAAGCTTTGCTCGAAAGCGTGGCCCGCAGCTTCGGTTATCAGTACGGTGTAAAAAAGAAAGTGCGCATCAACACGATTTCACAGTCGCCCACCCGCACCACGGCCGGAAGCGGTGTAAAAGGCTTTGATGCTTTTATTGATTACGCAGAAAAAATGAGTCCTCTCGGTAATGCACCTGCAGAAGCTTGTGCGGATTATTGCGTATCGCTTTTCTCTGATTTAACACGATACGTAACAATGCAAAACCTCTTTCATGACGGTGGTTTCAGTTTGACCGGCGTTAGCGAAGCCGTCATTAATTCCATTATGCCGCCGTCTGAATAAGGATTCCTGCTTTCTATAAAAAAATATCCCGCTCAACGGCGGGATATTTTTTTACTGGTTTTTCTGTTCTCCCTTCGGGAGCAATTGGGCGTCATTTCTTATCAGCCGGTCACGGCAAGCAGTGTGATTGGAGATAAGAAATGACAAGATGTTGGAAATGGAATTTCATTTCTTTACAAAGAAACGTGTTAAAGCGAAATTTGTTTTGCCACCATCATCTTGCGTAAGTTAATTAATCCATAACGCATACGGCCCAGTGCGGTATTGATGCTGCAATTGGTGATGTGCGCAATTTCTTTAAAG
Coding sequences within:
- a CDS encoding Y-family DNA polymerase, translating into MYAIVDCNSFYCSCERVFQPKWDDRPVVVLSNNDGCIISRSDEAKDLGVEMAGPYFIAKPLIEKYNVGLFSSNYNLYGDMSMRVMDTLRHLAGDRNVEVYSVDESFVNLFFLPQNKLREFAMELRHTVERWTGVAVSVGVAPTKTLAKLANGIAKKYKRQTECVAVLETGEKIAKALRITPVGKLWGVGGRSQKKLNDLGIHTGWDLRNMPEEWARKNLGGVVGVRLIKELRGEEAIVMDTYEDKKMIATTRMFGNAVTALADIKEAVATYTARTAEKLRRQNSAAGMINVFVVTNEKENRKAVNPHFRHGPTYSSHIVLPYPTSQTNELIKPAIALAEKLYREGKQYKKAGVVLSGIVPDDAIQANMFEQQKSIGRFLMEQIDNINFSMRGDVVKFASSGTKRNWKMRQDFQTPRYTTRWNELCKVS
- a CDS encoding PA0069 family radical SAM protein, coding for MKGENKDQEQKPVDTYKHGRGAQFNTKNKFITQETTREHIEGIDEWIDDEVKTQYLEVFPKTIVNKVESADVGMMYSMNPYQGCEHGCIYCYARNSFEYWGYSAGLDFESKILIKKNAPELLRKFLMHPKWDATPIMLSGNTDCYQPAEQKFRITRKLLEVCNEFNQPVGILTKNAWIIKDKDILEQMAAKKILSAMVSITSFDDKVRRVMEPRTVTAKQRLKVIEELSKAGVRMGIMMGPMIPGLNEHEMQRIMKAARDAGATFTAYTFIRLNGAIKDLFYDWLYKNFPDRADKVWHLIEASHDGKVNDSRWGIRMRGEGNIAQLVAQQYKKYGKLYGMNAEEWSLDRSKFRRPGEQGRLF
- a CDS encoding 3-hydroxyacyl-CoA dehydrogenase family protein; this encodes MQIVVLAGVLQKEELLRSQMTANVVWINTVQEFSQHRNADAFVDLKFVNTIERQQVLQQLLPKPVIVNSVVHTLSETHASFIRINGWNTFLSSSIIEAACNNNGLKTKAEAVFALWNKELQWLPDEAGFVTPRVVSTIVNEAFLALAEGVSTKDEINTAMKLGTAYPYGPFEWAEKIGVRNIVALLEKLSATQEHYTPAELLMKEALID
- a CDS encoding DUF4136 domain-containing protein, yielding MKNTIGAVLLAAASFVALSSCTKDPLKDMTEDESRIYITNHDSTANFNSYKTYSIVDSVSLIDNNRFAGKEATSWDVAVIAAVQNALNARGFVKVDRTQSPNLGINISRIYSTTTSVVDLYDYWGGYGGYYDPYYWGYSGYGYYFPSTYGVYQSTEGALSIDVLDLKDASSSGNTIKGVWNGLVRGAGIFRSSNVQSQVQALFDQSPYLKTSR
- a CDS encoding RidA family protein, encoding MEKKIINTKNAPAPIGPYNQAVMVNNTLYISGQICIDPSTGNLKNRDIQDETHQVMQNLKSILTDAGLSFDNVVKTTIFITDMNRFSEINEIYGKYFSGSFPARETVQVSALPKGVNVEISTIAVA
- a CDS encoding 2'-5' RNA ligase family protein, with amino-acid sequence MKQLRFLFPNDPWRYLFLASPDRDLAARVMDVKEDFYFSYGHKIAVDTLPHITLAAFNATKDLEASLIALLQKICAGYSRFTTPLQDFAGFERYDKSTIYIKVQTHQPFLELAKGLRAVNHLLQTDGCSSAYLVNHPHLTVAKWIPYLMYLEAMEDFNSRSFRDVFVVNNLLLLKKQEGDEKYQRVTTIRLF
- a CDS encoding 2'-5' RNA ligase family protein; amino-acid sequence: MQKQITSIPGYRVFECLLVLQPHEELRAQITAIKKEFAEKYKAPLAFHTKPQIALVSFLAYQMTQERIINRIGTIAMGVTPFKVELSGFGSFPSHTIYAAVTTKVPIQNVVKELKSATQLMTLKKDNKPHFIEESHLTICRKLKPWQFEESWLEYSHHHFSGRFIADSLILLRRPVGEIKYEAIMRFEFQNLPVATRQGSLFM
- a CDS encoding LexA family protein — protein: MNGENFYYSAYNGSKDFSQQNVRTANATGFGAAADDYAERGIDLNEQLIKNKPATFFLRVNSDAMSGAGIHIGDVVIVDRSLEPKNGKIVIAVVDGELLIRKLEVTEGKKLLHAANKKLHSIDVTDKLKLWGVVTYIIHNV
- a CDS encoding outer membrane beta-barrel protein, translating into MKKSKIIFLSVLGLFATSLVQAQKGETKLDISYNVAVPAGSFKSLVPSTSYRGFQGSVLYGVSDKLSVGFGTGFQDFYQKNSRQTYKFSDGSDVSAVLTYSIQTIPVLAQAKYSFTPGAAVQPYAALGVGGNVIAYNQLLGEFGGQQTKFSFAARPEAGLFVPFKKGGESGFTLGASYNVMPFNQDDFKNLNNLGVHAGISVPLRK
- a CDS encoding RtcB family protein — encoded protein: MPRLQLTGKELRAIGYPQGPVISLAMNIMEKNFRHLAKTDALEILSSILQSPNQYAHDGVLNKIAEALLPKPKAGGDELPLAEKGIDFNVFGAGGIEQGALHQMYTATKLPVAVAGALMPDAHHGYGLPIGGVLATENAVIPYGVGVDIGCRMCLSIFDINPKELADREHFFTRELNEATLFGSGSTFQKAADHEVMYRKEFDELGLLKGLQDRAWKQLGSSGSGNHFVEWGIVEIKEKDQVLGVEAGTYVGLLSHSGSRALGANVANHYTKVAKEKRRLPGDAVNLAWLSLDEQEGVEYWMAMNLAGDYASACHHVIHEKIAKQLGRKPLKMVENHHNFAWKENREGKEVIVHRKGATPAGKDVLGIIPGSMAAPGFVVKGKGEMSSVNSASHGAGRKMSRTAALKTVTHKELNEVLAKQGVKLLGGGLDEAPFAYKDIHEVMKAQSSLVETVGVFFPKIVKMDGAQPKRWKKKNRDENSRDLLMGE
- a CDS encoding enoyl-ACP reductase FabI gives rise to the protein MSNNLLAGKKGIIFGALDEKSIAWKTALACHAQGAQLVLTNAPVALRMGEINKLAEAVQAPVIGADVTNMDDLKKLFEESQKQFNGGVDFVLHSIGMSLNVRKGKHYTELDYEWNKKTLDISAMSLHRVLRTAWEMDAINEWGSVVALTYIAAQRVFPDYNEMADAKALLESVARSFGYQYGVKKKVRINTISQSPTRTTAGSGVKGFDAFIDYAEKMSPLGNAPAEACADYCVSLFSDLTRYVTMQNLFHDGGFSLTGVSEAVINSIMPPSE